The Chryseobacterium sp. G0186 genome includes the window TTGTATGTATTGTAAGGTTCCTAATGTATCGAATCCCGGTAGGAAAGGAGCGGGAAGCCGTTTTCCGGTTGCATCAAACCATAGGGAAGATGGTCCCGGCAGGATTCGTATGCCATGGTTGGGCCAGATCGGGTTCCAGTTTTGTATGCCCTCTGTATAATGCCACATTCTGTCAGGATTGATGATATGAGCGCCTGCCTTTTCTGCAATTCCTATCATTTTTCCATCTACATAGGCAGGAACTCCGCACACCATATTTTCCGGAGGGTTTCCTAATCTTTCAGGCCAGTTTTTGCGCACCAGTTCATGATTCGCTCCAATGCCTCCTGTTGCGATAATAATGTGATGGGCTGTATACTCAAACGATGAAATTACATTCCTGTTGGTTGCAGCACCTCTTTCCTGATGATCTTCTTCCAGCAGATCTCCTTTCAGGCCTTTTATCTTTCCGTTTTCTGTAATCAGTTCTGTTACCATGTGCCGGAATTTCATCTGTAACAATCCTTTTTCTTTAGCTTGGTAAGCCTTTTCCACAAAGGGTTTTATGACTCCGGTACCTGTTCCCCAGCTTACATGAAAACGGGGTACAGAATTTCCGTGACCGGTCGCTGAGCCATCACCACGTTCTGCCCAGCCTACCATAAACATCAGCTTGATGCCCAGTTTGGAAATGTATTGATATTTTTCCCCGGCAGCAAACTTAAGATAAGCTTCCGCCCATTTCCGGGGCCAGTAATCCTCATCACGGTCAAAACCTGCAGTTCCTTTCCAGTCCTGTAAAGCCAGTTCATAAGAATCCTTGATTCCCATTCTTCGTTGTTGGGGCGAATTGATCAGAAAAAGACCTCCGAATGACCAAAATGCCTGTCCTCCCATATTTTGTTCTGTTTCCTGATCCAACAGCAACACTTTTTTTCCTGCATTCGTAAGCTCCATCGCAGCAGTAAGGCCTGCCAATCCGGTTCCTATAATAATAGCATCGGGCTGGAATGTTTCTTCCATAATAAGGTTATTTTTATTAACAATACTTTACATAAATGTATAAAATATTTGTTCTTAAATGATTAAAAACATCTTAAAAGCTTAGTATCGGAATGCAACTATTCATTTTATCTTTGTTAAAAATCAAAAAATCACTATATACAATGAACGAACCTAAACAATACGCTGCATTTGCAGTAGCAAAAAGACGGAACACGACAGGCTATTGATGCTTCATCCATTATTATACAGCTTGGTGAAGAAGAAATTGAAGTATCCCTTATTCCACCACATCCTGTGTTCAGGGGAAAGCTTACTCTGGCTACCGGTTCTGCTGTTCAGGGGCGGGAACAGGAGAGGGATGCTGCTACCCAATTGGTGATAGAACCCGGTGCTTCCAATGTGATTCA containing:
- a CDS encoding FAD-binding dehydrogenase, which produces MEETFQPDAIIIGTGLAGLTAAMELTNAGKKVLLLDQETEQNMGGQAFWSFGGLFLINSPQQRRMGIKDSYELALQDWKGTAGFDRDEDYWPRKWAEAYLKFAAGEKYQYISKLGIKLMFMVGWAERGDGSATGHGNSVPRFHVSWGTGTGVIKPFVEKAYQAKEKGLLQMKFRHMVTELITENGKIKGLKGDLLEEDHQERGAATNRNVISSFEYTAHHIIIATGGIGANHELVRKNWPERLGNPPENMVCGVPAYVDGKMIGIAEKAGAHIINPDRMWHYTEGIQNWNPIWPNHGIRILPGPSSLWFDATGKRLPAPFLPGFDTLGTLQYIQDTGYPYSWFILTQKIIKKEFALSGSEQNPDITNKEYGLFLKRIFGKKAPGPVEAFKERGKDFIVSDNLKTLVEKMNELSGDHLLDYDKIKLQIEARDRELDNTFSKDTQINYIRNTRNYLGDKLGRVAAPHKILSPENGPLIAVRLNILTRKTLGGIKTNLNGQVLREDESIIEGLYAAGEVAGFGGGGMHGYRALEGTFLGGCIFSGMKAGTYIAGLK